A stretch of the Manis pentadactyla isolate mManPen7 chromosome 16, mManPen7.hap1, whole genome shotgun sequence genome encodes the following:
- the LOC118933399 gene encoding uncharacterized protein LOC118933399 has translation MNNRGWAIFIDISLNNGLTFIKTDLDVSRRNCVTFRKGSPPALLGAIPPAVQQRALPDAVPEDTQDIYPDEGSSSPVFPSFNTLFWAVPLLVLPFILLLCWCIWRWYPKSSEASWLVFEDKICFCGQITSKDGTGCSQAGAFPCCVQTWGKVLSHSAYKHVRRQRPSPTPPPFVFNKTTSPTQTGSRYVPVLGCMVEVNPYPSWGYNPLSTTPCLRLVFTIQPYLTRHWLPYLTLNLTNYRWGCRLQFQMMQVS, from the exons ATGAATAATCGGGGCTG GGCCATCTTCATTGATATCAGCCTGAATAATGGCCTCACCTTTATCAAGACGGATTTAGATGTCAGCAGGAGGAACTGTGTGACTTTCAGG AAGGGATCCCCACCTGCCCTACTGGGTGCCATACCACCAGCTGTCCAACAGCGTGCCCTTCCAGATGCTGTGCCGGAAGACACACAGGATATTTACCCGGATGAAGGGTCTTCCAGTCCAGTTTTCCCCAGTTTCAACACTCTCTTCTGGGCTGTGCCTCTCCTGGTGCTGCCCTTTATCCTGTTGCTGTGCTGGTGTATCTGGCGATGGTACCCTAAAAGT agtgaggcgtcttggctcgtcttcgaggacaagatatgcttttgtgggcagataacttccaaggacggcACCGGTTGCTCTCAAGCGGGTGCTTTCCCATGCTGCGTTCAGAcctgggggaaggtgctttcccattctgcctacaaacatgtgagaagacaaaggccgtccccaaCACCTCCCCCTTTTGTCTTTAATAAAACAACTAGCCCAACTCAGACTGGGTCAAGgtatgtgcctgtcttaggttgtatggTTGAAGTAAATCCTTACCCATCATGGGGCTATAATCCTCTGTCGACCactccctgtcttaggttggtatttacAATTCAACCATATCTTACCCGTCATTGGCTACCATACTTGACTTTGAATCTCACAAATTACAGGTGGGGGTGCCGTCTGCAGTTTCAAATGATGCAGGTCTCTTGA